In Gemmata obscuriglobus, a single genomic region encodes these proteins:
- the tsaD gene encoding tRNA (adenosine(37)-N6)-threonylcarbamoyltransferase complex transferase subunit TsaD: MTYFLALETSCDETAAAVFTDELQVLSSVVASQTDLHARFGGVVPEIASRAHLRSLLPVVDDALARAHIGLKDIGCVAVHNTPGLVGALLVGVSAAKALAFGLGVPLIAVNHVASHIFACRLAAGRDIFPCVGLVVSGGHTALFRCDTALSMELLGGTRDDAAGEAFDKVAAILGLGFPGGPAVEREAAAGNPKAHDFPRSFIHDGRLEFSFSGLKTAVMYACHGQDVKRATPPGPGQKRADLAASFQSAVVDVLAMKCKQALRKTGLARLAVGGGVSANKPLRAALEAMCKKEGADLFIPPLSLCTDNAAMAALAVEKWKQGAFAPDDLDAEPNWL; this comes from the coding sequence GTGACGTACTTCTTGGCCCTCGAAACTTCGTGCGACGAAACTGCGGCTGCGGTGTTCACGGACGAACTGCAAGTGCTGTCCAGTGTGGTGGCGTCGCAAACGGACCTGCACGCTCGATTCGGCGGGGTCGTTCCCGAGATCGCGTCCCGCGCGCACTTGCGGAGCCTGCTTCCGGTCGTCGACGACGCGCTCGCGCGTGCCCACATCGGGTTGAAAGACATCGGCTGTGTGGCGGTTCATAACACCCCCGGTCTGGTCGGGGCGCTGCTGGTGGGTGTGAGTGCGGCGAAAGCGCTTGCGTTCGGGCTGGGGGTTCCGCTGATCGCCGTGAATCACGTTGCGAGCCACATCTTCGCGTGCCGGCTGGCCGCGGGCCGCGACATTTTCCCGTGCGTCGGGCTCGTGGTGAGCGGCGGGCACACGGCGCTGTTCCGGTGCGACACCGCGCTGTCGATGGAGTTGCTCGGCGGCACCCGCGACGACGCCGCGGGCGAGGCGTTCGATAAGGTGGCCGCGATTCTGGGACTCGGCTTCCCGGGCGGGCCGGCGGTCGAGCGCGAGGCGGCGGCGGGGAACCCCAAGGCGCACGATTTCCCGCGCTCGTTCATCCACGACGGCCGGCTGGAGTTCAGCTTCAGCGGGCTGAAGACGGCAGTGATGTACGCGTGCCACGGACAGGACGTGAAACGCGCCACCCCGCCGGGACCCGGGCAGAAGCGGGCCGACCTCGCGGCGAGCTTTCAGTCGGCGGTGGTCGATGTGCTCGCGATGAAGTGCAAGCAAGCGCTGCGCAAAACAGGTCTCGCCCGGCTCGCCGTTGGGGGCGGCGTGAGCGCGAACAAGCCGCTTCGAGCCGCGCTGGAAGCGATGTGCAAGAAAGAGGGAGCGGACCTGTTCATTCCCCCGCTGTCGCTGTGTACGGACAACGCCGCAATGGCCGCGCTGGCGGTCGAGAAATGGAAGCAGGGTGCGTTCGCGCCCGACGACCTGGACGCCGAGCCTAACTGGCTTTGA